A section of the Asticcacaulis sp. EMRT-3 genome encodes:
- a CDS encoding tetratricopeptide repeat protein, protein MPKPRLVPALAGLLSLACATAVPASAHSTAPVTEAAQSPIADFLVGRYAIANGDIATAAQAMNAAAQADPASSDLRESAFLVGILGGDIDRAAAMAPGLKDGSDTSRLMGPLVMAVTEIRAGRYGAARRHIEAGLKFKPQDRNLVLLRPYVLALDGKWKQAFDESGDAALTASDSGRLLVYLLKSERARLYELHGDNTSAEVLYKALCQPGAASYIFGPDYAAFLERQGRGDEAKALWSTIASQSGDPAAKAALKRIAKGGAAPALPDLKASMAQALFVSSTIAFSEHDSEMALASIRLSLYLDPQPERPRIFLGQIEQNLKDTQAADAVWAGIGRDSPFYAEATLRRAGMLRDAGDSDGALALLDQALSIDPDNLSLISEKAGLLHAEYKDQAALDVIEARVKRAGDKDFTWQAWFLEAMIYDSLDRWSDAEAMITKAQALNPGRPEILNFLGYGWIEHGIHIQDGMDLVRQAMNISPKSGAIIDSLGWGYYKLGDYDQALTYIEQAIQLEPADADINEHLGDVYKALGRNTEAGYEWQRVLTLKTSDKQAAEVRKKIDDNAASLRMVSGAVAPKAGAVKVVATANDPAARQRP, encoded by the coding sequence ATGCCCAAACCCCGTCTTGTCCCGGCCCTTGCAGGCCTTTTGTCGCTGGCCTGCGCCACGGCGGTGCCCGCCAGCGCCCACTCGACCGCGCCTGTAACCGAAGCAGCGCAATCGCCCATCGCCGATTTTCTGGTGGGCCGTTATGCCATCGCCAATGGCGACATCGCCACGGCGGCCCAGGCCATGAACGCGGCGGCTCAGGCCGATCCCGCCAGTTCCGATCTGCGCGAAAGCGCTTTTCTGGTCGGCATTCTGGGTGGTGACATCGACCGGGCAGCGGCGATGGCGCCCGGCCTGAAGGATGGCTCAGACACGTCACGATTGATGGGGCCACTGGTCATGGCCGTCACCGAAATACGCGCAGGCCGCTATGGTGCGGCGCGCCGCCATATCGAAGCCGGCCTCAAGTTCAAGCCGCAGGATCGCAATCTGGTTTTGCTGCGCCCCTATGTGCTGGCGCTCGACGGTAAATGGAAGCAGGCTTTCGATGAGTCCGGCGATGCGGCCCTGACTGCCAGCGACAGCGGACGGCTGCTCGTCTACCTGCTCAAATCGGAACGCGCCCGCCTTTATGAACTGCATGGCGACAACACCAGCGCCGAAGTCCTTTACAAGGCCCTGTGCCAGCCCGGTGCGGCCAGTTATATTTTCGGCCCCGACTATGCGGCCTTCCTTGAGCGGCAAGGACGCGGCGACGAGGCCAAGGCGCTGTGGAGCACGATTGCCAGCCAATCGGGTGATCCCGCCGCCAAGGCCGCGCTCAAACGTATCGCCAAAGGTGGTGCGGCTCCGGCCTTGCCTGACCTGAAGGCCTCGATGGCGCAGGCCCTGTTCGTGTCGTCCACCATTGCCTTCAGCGAGCACGATTCCGAAATGGCGCTGGCCAGCATACGCCTGTCGCTGTATCTCGATCCGCAGCCCGAACGGCCGCGCATCTTTCTGGGCCAGATCGAGCAAAACCTGAAGGATACCCAGGCCGCCGATGCGGTATGGGCCGGAATTGGCCGTGATTCGCCCTTCTATGCCGAAGCCACCTTGCGCCGCGCCGGCATGTTGCGCGATGCGGGCGATTCTGATGGCGCTCTGGCCCTGCTCGATCAGGCCTTAAGCATCGATCCCGACAATCTGTCACTGATCAGCGAAAAGGCCGGGCTGCTTCATGCCGAATATAAGGATCAGGCGGCGCTTGATGTGATCGAGGCGCGCGTCAAGCGGGCGGGCGACAAGGATTTCACCTGGCAGGCCTGGTTTCTGGAGGCCATGATTTACGATTCGCTGGATCGCTGGAGCGATGCCGAGGCCATGATCACCAAGGCGCAGGCGCTCAATCCGGGCCGCCCGGAGATTCTCAACTTCCTCGGCTATGGCTGGATCGAGCACGGCATTCATATACAGGACGGCATGGATCTGGTGCGTCAGGCCATGAATATCAGCCCCAAATCAGGCGCGATCATCGATTCGCTCGGCTGGGGCTATTATAAGCTGGGTGATTATGATCAGGCCCTGACCTATATCGAACAGGCCATCCAGCTCGAACCCGCCGACGCCGACATCAATGAGCACCTCGGCGATGTCTATAAGGCGCTGGGGCGCAATACCGAGGCCGGTTACGAATGGCAGCGCGTCCTGACCCTGAAAACCAGCGACAAACAGGCCGCCGAAGTGCGCAAGAAGATCGATGACAATGCCGCCAGCCTGCGCATGGTGTCGGGCGCGGTTGCGCCGAAAGCCGGGGCCGTCAAGGTGGTTGCCACGGCGAATGACCCAGCGGCGCGGCAGCGCCCGTGA
- a CDS encoding 4-(cytidine 5'-diphospho)-2-C-methyl-D-erythritol kinase, whose amino-acid sequence MTATQTARAKVNLYLHVAAPDARGWHPLQSLVMFADCGDTVSLTDDGGRSITGPFGAGLSTGEDNLIWKAVRAFEQTAGVTIRHGLHLDKQLPIASGLGGGSADAGAALRLLREAYAPQMADDLLDTIAAKTGADGVMCLRSETAFAEGYGERLTAVKLPCVPCVLVNPGVACATADVYAGFDALEPFAAIEAKGGEAKGGEAKAGFADIVNLNGLVAALAATRNDLEPAAIRLQPVIAEVLAELRGQPQTLLARMSGSGATCFALCADDESASALASRMQTILPGGWVRACRLG is encoded by the coding sequence GTGACGGCCACGCAAACGGCGCGCGCCAAGGTCAATCTGTACCTGCATGTGGCCGCGCCCGATGCGCGCGGCTGGCATCCGTTGCAAAGTCTGGTGATGTTTGCCGATTGCGGCGATACGGTCAGTCTGACAGACGATGGTGGCCGGAGCATCACCGGGCCGTTTGGCGCAGGGCTAAGCACAGGCGAAGACAATCTGATCTGGAAGGCGGTGCGCGCCTTTGAGCAGACGGCGGGCGTTACTATCCGCCACGGTCTTCATCTCGACAAGCAATTGCCCATCGCTTCGGGGCTGGGCGGCGGCAGCGCCGATGCGGGGGCCGCTTTACGCCTGTTGCGCGAAGCTTATGCGCCGCAGATGGCCGATGACCTGCTCGACACCATCGCCGCCAAAACCGGGGCGGACGGCGTGATGTGCCTGCGCAGCGAAACCGCTTTTGCCGAGGGCTATGGCGAGCGTCTGACGGCGGTGAAACTGCCCTGCGTGCCGTGCGTGCTGGTCAATCCCGGCGTGGCCTGCGCCACCGCCGATGTCTATGCCGGATTCGATGCGCTTGAGCCTTTCGCGGCCATTGAGGCGAAGGGGGGCGAGGCGAAAGGGGGCGAGGCGAAGGCGGGCTTTGCCGATATTGTCAATTTGAACGGGCTGGTGGCGGCGTTGGCGGCCACGCGCAACGATCTCGAACCCGCCGCCATACGCCTGCAACCGGTCATCGCCGAGGTGCTGGCGGAACTGCGTGGTCAGCCGCAAACCCTGCTGGCGCGCATGTCAGGATCGGGCGCCACCTGCTTTGCGCTCTGCGCCGATGATGAGTCCGCCAGTGCCTTAGCCAGCCGGATGCAGACGATTTTGCCGGGCGGCTGGGTGCGCGCCTGCCGGCTTGGTTGA
- the glyS gene encoding glycine--tRNA ligase subunit beta produces the protein MAQLLIELFSEEIPARMQLGAAMRLVGLFAHALKEKGLAETAVVSEHLKVYVTPRRLTLVGDNLPVEQPSITEEVKGPKEGAPEQAMAGFLRKVGLTQDQLVLENGVWMAKIHKPGRRTVEVLPDMLRDVILSFPWPKSMRSGTSSFRWVRPLKRILFLFDGAVVPFELEGLTASNLTEGHRFLGSGKPLAVSDFASYEKALRENFVILDHAERQTVILSRAHGVCEAAGCELIEDQGLLEEVAGLNEWPVPLLGDMDPAFLTLPPEVIKTSMRTHQKYFAVRRKAADVPPPSPTSGDTSPASRGGEMAPKFVITANMQAVDGGEEIKRGNAKVLSARLSDGVFFWKEDNRAGNFDQWLTKLEGSTFHVKLGTMKQRVERIVALAAHLAPLVGADADRVAQAARLAKADLASYMVGEFPELQGVMGGYYADAAGLDAEVADAIRQHYKPQGPTDTLPQGKVGAVVALADKLDTLVGFFAIGEKPTGSKDPYALRRSALGILRILRDQNVKLELLEITRAWYRNLKVCAIPTGELGYGIRAALNDQIYAVGPSGNLPDGAQDALFDEKFSLALTNGTVEIFKCPSAYGRTQKHIDYAPNTAEYEVLSTLNKQDEVAYDLLDFFNDRLKVQLRDEGHAPDVLEAVFALKDDDVLRLTKKLDGLEAVLTSSDGENLLQAHKRAANILAAAKWTAPATAPIASAQAEPMETALAEALKQAQTAVATALAAENYAQALQTIAALRQNIDSFLDGVLVNAEDATVRAARLNLLAGVCALSADIADLSRIV, from the coding sequence ATGGCCCAGCTTCTGATCGAACTGTTCTCCGAAGAAATTCCGGCCCGTATGCAACTCGGCGCAGCAATGCGTTTGGTAGGTCTATTTGCTCATGCCTTGAAAGAAAAGGGTTTGGCCGAAACAGCGGTCGTAAGCGAGCACTTGAAAGTGTATGTTACGCCTAGAAGATTGACTCTGGTGGGCGACAATCTTCCCGTGGAACAACCTTCTATCACTGAAGAGGTGAAGGGGCCGAAAGAGGGCGCGCCGGAACAGGCGATGGCCGGATTTCTGCGTAAAGTCGGTCTGACTCAGGATCAGCTTGTGCTGGAAAACGGCGTGTGGATGGCTAAAATCCATAAGCCCGGCCGTCGCACGGTCGAGGTTTTGCCCGACATGCTGCGCGACGTGATCTTAAGCTTCCCGTGGCCGAAGTCGATGCGTTCGGGCACCAGCAGCTTCCGCTGGGTGCGGCCTTTGAAGCGCATCCTGTTCCTGTTCGATGGCGCGGTGGTGCCGTTTGAACTGGAAGGGCTGACGGCTTCGAACCTGACCGAGGGGCACCGTTTCCTCGGTTCGGGCAAGCCCTTGGCAGTGAGCGATTTCGCCAGCTATGAGAAGGCTTTACGCGAAAATTTTGTCATTCTGGATCATGCCGAACGGCAGACCGTCATTCTGTCCAGGGCGCATGGTGTTTGCGAAGCCGCCGGTTGCGAACTGATCGAGGATCAGGGCCTGCTCGAAGAGGTGGCCGGGCTCAATGAATGGCCCGTGCCGCTGCTGGGCGACATGGATCCGGCTTTTCTGACCCTGCCGCCCGAAGTCATCAAGACCTCGATGCGCACGCACCAGAAGTATTTCGCTGTCCGCAGGAAAGCTGCGGACGTGCCCCCTCCGTCGCCGACAAGCGGCGACACCTCCCCCGCAAGCAGGGGAGGAGAAATGGCCCCCAAGTTCGTCATCACCGCCAATATGCAGGCTGTCGATGGCGGCGAAGAAATCAAGCGCGGCAATGCCAAGGTCTTGTCGGCGCGCCTGTCGGATGGCGTCTTCTTCTGGAAGGAAGACAATCGCGCCGGCAATTTCGATCAATGGTTGACGAAGCTTGAAGGCAGTACCTTTCACGTCAAGCTGGGCACGATGAAGCAGCGGGTAGAGCGCATTGTGGCGCTGGCCGCGCATCTGGCGCCTCTGGTGGGCGCGGATGCCGATAGGGTGGCGCAGGCGGCGCGTCTCGCCAAGGCCGATCTCGCCTCCTATATGGTGGGTGAATTCCCCGAATTGCAGGGTGTGATGGGCGGCTATTATGCCGATGCCGCCGGGCTGGATGCCGAAGTGGCCGACGCTATCCGTCAGCATTATAAGCCGCAGGGGCCGACCGATACGCTGCCACAAGGCAAGGTCGGCGCGGTGGTGGCGCTGGCCGACAAGCTGGATACGCTGGTCGGTTTCTTTGCTATCGGTGAAAAGCCGACCGGTTCTAAGGATCCATACGCTCTGCGCCGCTCAGCGTTAGGGATTTTGCGCATTCTGAGGGATCAAAATGTTAAATTGGAATTGCTGGAAATAACTCGCGCTTGGTATAGAAATCTGAAAGTGTGTGCGATTCCCACGGGAGAGCTAGGCTATGGTATCCGTGCGGCCCTGAATGATCAAATATACGCTGTCGGCCCAAGTGGAAATTTACCGGATGGAGCTCAAGATGCGCTTTTTGATGAGAAATTTTCTCTTGCGCTTACAAACGGTACTGTCGAAATTTTTAAATGTCCATCTGCTTACGGACGCACTCAGAAACACATAGATTATGCACCTAACACTGCCGAATACGAAGTACTTTCTACGCTGAATAAGCAGGACGAAGTCGCTTACGATCTCCTCGACTTCTTCAATGACCGTCTGAAGGTACAGTTGCGCGACGAGGGCCATGCGCCCGATGTCCTGGAAGCCGTTTTCGCGCTGAAGGACGACGATGTGCTGCGCCTGACGAAGAAGCTCGATGGCCTCGAAGCCGTGCTGACATCGTCTGATGGCGAGAACCTGCTGCAAGCCCATAAGCGCGCGGCCAATATCTTGGCGGCGGCCAAATGGACCGCGCCCGCCACCGCGCCCATCGCTTCGGCGCAAGCCGAACCGATGGAAACCGCGCTGGCCGAGGCGCTTAAACAGGCGCAAACGGCTGTGGCAACGGCTCTGGCAGCGGAAAATTACGCGCAGGCCTTGCAAACAATTGCTGCGTTGCGGCAAAATATTGATAGCTTTCTTGACGGCGTTCTGGTCAATGCCGAAGATGCGACGGTTCGCGCCGCGCGTCTCAATCTGCTGGCCGGTGTGTGTGCCCTGTCAGCCGATATTGCCGACTTAAGCAGGATCGTCTGA
- a CDS encoding permease: MAHSPDNSTPLRATTSHLADLRHSLRQPTSWLLIGLGFSSGLPFLLVGSTLNLWLRGEGIALTVIGFMSWVTLLYGLKIVWAPWMDKVRLPLLYAWLGQRRSYMLLSQIGVAIGLVAMALIGPRHLWPFVAAAVFVTFCAASQEIAIDAWRVEQTKTRTDQAFNPSAYSLGVKIGLWSASSIILIVGNHLGWPFTYELMAACIGIGMITTLLAHRTEAEIRDRDAPKTFRELVIEPFVSFYQQHKGTAGLILLTLAFYRLGDYLIGPVCTPMYQDTGLDLDAIGALRGTVGLAAGFAGIGIGGACLLFFGLRRAFWLGALVGPASNLFFSWLSLVHGNLVLFGTALVVDDIGDGIAETALVAFMTSLIVRGEEGRDHTLTHYALMYSVVALSGKFLKGFSGLLIDSFKPILGLFPAYALFFAFTAALAIPTLFLCWRLGQKGVFTAR; the protein is encoded by the coding sequence ATGGCCCATTCCCCTGACAATTCAACACCCTTGCGGGCCACTACAAGCCATCTGGCCGACCTGCGCCACAGCCTGCGCCAGCCCACCTCATGGCTGCTGATCGGGCTTGGCTTTTCCTCCGGCCTGCCCTTCCTGCTCGTCGGCTCCACCCTGAACCTGTGGCTGCGCGGCGAAGGCATTGCCCTGACCGTCATCGGCTTCATGTCGTGGGTGACGCTGCTGTACGGGCTGAAAATCGTCTGGGCGCCGTGGATGGACAAGGTGCGCCTGCCTTTGCTCTATGCGTGGCTGGGTCAGAGGCGATCCTACATGCTGCTGAGCCAGATCGGGGTTGCGATTGGCTTGGTGGCTATGGCGCTGATCGGGCCGCGCCACCTGTGGCCCTTCGTGGCGGCGGCGGTGTTCGTCACCTTCTGCGCCGCCTCGCAGGAGATCGCCATCGACGCCTGGCGCGTCGAGCAGACTAAGACCCGCACCGATCAGGCCTTTAACCCCAGCGCCTATAGCCTCGGTGTCAAGATCGGCCTGTGGTCGGCCTCGTCGATCATTCTGATCGTCGGTAATCATCTGGGCTGGCCCTTTACCTATGAACTGATGGCCGCCTGTATCGGCATTGGCATGATCACCACGCTTCTGGCCCACCGCACCGAGGCGGAAATCCGCGACCGTGACGCGCCCAAAACCTTCCGCGAACTGGTGATTGAGCCGTTTGTCAGTTTTTACCAACAACACAAGGGCACGGCGGGGCTGATCCTGCTGACCCTCGCCTTTTACCGGCTGGGCGATTATCTGATCGGGCCGGTCTGCACGCCCATGTATCAGGATACCGGCCTCGATCTCGACGCCATCGGTGCCTTGCGCGGCACGGTGGGGCTGGCAGCGGGCTTTGCCGGCATTGGCATCGGCGGAGCCTGTCTGCTGTTTTTCGGTTTGCGGCGCGCCTTCTGGCTGGGGGCGCTGGTTGGCCCTGCCTCCAATCTGTTCTTTTCGTGGTTATCGCTGGTGCATGGCAATCTGGTGCTGTTCGGCACGGCTCTGGTGGTCGATGACATCGGCGATGGCATTGCCGAAACGGCGCTGGTGGCCTTTATGACCAGCCTGATCGTGCGCGGCGAAGAGGGCCGCGACCACACCCTCACCCACTATGCGCTGATGTATTCGGTGGTGGCCCTAAGCGGTAAATTTCTCAAGGGTTTTTCCGGCCTGCTCATCGACAGCTTTAAGCCGATCCTGGGGCTTTTCCCGGCCTATGCGCTGTTTTTTGCCTTCACCGCCGCCCTGGCCATTCCAACTCTGTTTCTCTGCTGGCGACTGGGGCAAAAGGGAGTCTTTACGGCGCGCTGA
- a CDS encoding glycine--tRNA ligase subunit alpha, whose translation MPPAEPAKEPLSFQDLILTLHAYWSEQGCAILQPYDIEVGAGTLHPATVLRALGKKPWKAAYVQPSRRPVDGRYGENPNRLQHYYQYQVILKPNPEDMQALYLESLRRIGLDPDLHDIRFVEDDWENPTVGAWGLGWEVWCDGMEVTQYTYFQGVGGIEVDVVSGELTYGLERLAMYVQNVDNVYDLKFNKAGVKYGDIFKEQERQFSAFNFEVSDVATLKRQFEDMEIQVKRILEMKNSLGYPLVLPAYDHVLKASHLFNLMDARGAIAVAERQSYIGRIRDLCKACAQEWARQEEMR comes from the coding sequence ATGCCGCCTGCCGAACCCGCCAAAGAGCCCTTAAGTTTTCAGGATCTGATCCTGACGCTCCATGCCTACTGGTCCGAACAGGGCTGCGCCATTTTGCAGCCCTATGACATCGAGGTGGGGGCGGGTACGCTGCATCCGGCCACGGTGCTGCGTGCGCTCGGCAAAAAGCCGTGGAAGGCCGCCTATGTGCAGCCGTCGCGCCGCCCGGTCGATGGCCGTTATGGCGAAAATCCCAACCGTTTGCAGCACTATTACCAGTATCAGGTCATCCTCAAACCCAATCCTGAGGACATGCAGGCGCTCTATCTGGAATCGCTTCGCCGCATCGGGCTTGATCCAGACCTGCACGATATTCGCTTCGTAGAAGACGATTGGGAAAACCCGACGGTCGGGGCCTGGGGCCTTGGCTGGGAGGTGTGGTGCGACGGCATGGAGGTGACGCAATACACCTATTTTCAGGGCGTCGGCGGCATCGAGGTCGATGTGGTGTCGGGCGAACTGACCTACGGGCTGGAGCGTCTGGCCATGTATGTGCAGAATGTCGATAATGTCTATGACCTGAAGTTCAACAAGGCCGGGGTCAAATACGGCGACATCTTCAAGGAGCAGGAGCGCCAGTTTTCGGCCTTCAATTTCGAGGTGTCAGACGTGGCGACGCTGAAGCGCCAGTTTGAGGATATGGAAATTCAGGTCAAGCGCATTCTGGAGATGAAAAACAGCCTTGGCTATCCGCTGGTTTTGCCCGCCTATGATCATGTGCTGAAAGCTTCGCATTTGTTCAATCTGATGGATGCGCGCGGCGCCATCGCCGTGGCCGAACGTCAGAGCTATATCGGGCGTATCAGGGATCTCTGTAAGGCGTGCGCGCAAGAGTGGGCGCGGCAGGAGGAGATGCGGTAA
- a CDS encoding DUF6157 family protein, whose protein sequence is MHITNTFITVAEDCPASQGLPPPERDAGPTIARLHYDLLSEHPYEYDIDALNFEVWCRRNHIADAVRDTHREAFFSKGHPCMRASPLTKTYGFGAHYNDAGKIAIYPVDSVAYRKFLTSGGHRIEPAMRNARPSAKTVSTKPAGAHPAARQNRLHPAG, encoded by the coding sequence GTGCATATTACCAACACCTTCATCACCGTCGCCGAAGACTGTCCCGCCAGCCAGGGTCTGCCGCCGCCTGAGCGTGACGCGGGGCCGACCATCGCCCGCCTGCATTATGATCTGCTGAGCGAACACCCTTACGAATATGACATCGACGCCCTCAATTTCGAGGTCTGGTGTCGGCGCAACCATATTGCTGACGCGGTGCGTGACACTCACCGCGAGGCCTTTTTCAGCAAGGGCCATCCCTGTATGCGCGCCTCGCCGCTCACCAAGACCTATGGTTTCGGTGCCCATTATAATGATGCAGGAAAAATCGCTATTTATCCGGTAGATTCGGTGGCTTATCGGAAATTCCTGACAAGCGGCGGCCATCGCATCGAACCGGCCATGCGCAATGCCCGCCCTTCAGCCAAAACAGTCTCAACCAAGCCGGCAGGCGCGCACCCAGCCGCCCGGCAAAATCGTCTGCATCCGGCTGGCTAA
- the ppdK gene encoding pyruvate, phosphate dikinase, with the protein MSKQWVYAFKAGQADGNAGMKALLGGKGANLAEMSSLNLPVPAGFTITTEACVHYFKNNAELPDGLVAEVDQALADLEKVTGKGFGQVANPLLVSVRSGARASMPGMMDTVLNLGLNDETVEGLATLTGDRRFALDCYRRFITMYSNVVLDVSHHSFEDILDDHKDRLGITVDTDITAKDWEKIIADYKEMVKSELGRDFPQAPQDQLWGAVKAVFGSWMNDRAKFYRKMHDIPEDWGTAVNIQSMVFGNMGDTSATGVAFTRNPSNGDSDLYGEFLLNAQGEDVVAGIRTPQALTKKSREEMGEKALSMEEALPEVFAQFKATVDTLENHYRDVQDVEFTVEQGKLYMLQTRNAKRTSKAGLKIAVDMAKEGLITPAEALMRVDPASLDQLLHPMLDPQAEKVVIAKGLPASPGAASGKIVFTADDAVRLSAAGEDVILVRDETSPEDIHGMHAARAIVTARGGMTSHAAVVARGMGRPCVSGAGEMNIYAERGEFSARGQTFRFGEIITLDGSTGEIIKGAVRMIEPEFSEDFHQIMRWADEHRKLAVRTNAETPADARTALGFGAEGIGLCRTEHMFFDEDRITAVREMILADDEAGRRKALEKIQPMQKADFAELFEIMDGLPVTIRLLDPPLHEFLPHTAEDVAQVAEMSGVGEEKLMKRTKELSETNPMLGWRGCRLGVTFPEIYESQLRAIFDAALDRVEAGGKPQPEIMHPLVATREEMKYLSDMTHRIAKEVFAARGKEIAYLVGTMIELPRAALLADKLAETAEFFSFGTNDLTQTTYGISRDDSGRFLNPYIEKGIFEKDPFVSLDQEGVGALIDIAVTKGRKQRPNIKMGICGEHGGDPASIAFCHKEGLGYVSCSPYRVPVARLAAAQAAIATAE; encoded by the coding sequence ATGTCAAAGCAATGGGTTTACGCTTTCAAGGCCGGTCAGGCCGACGGCAATGCCGGAATGAAGGCGTTGCTGGGCGGCAAGGGGGCCAATCTGGCCGAAATGTCGTCGCTCAACCTGCCTGTGCCTGCGGGGTTCACCATCACCACCGAGGCCTGCGTCCACTATTTTAAGAACAATGCCGAATTGCCCGATGGTCTGGTGGCCGAGGTCGATCAGGCGCTGGCCGACCTCGAAAAAGTGACGGGCAAGGGTTTTGGCCAGGTGGCCAATCCGCTGCTCGTTTCGGTGCGCTCGGGCGCACGCGCCTCGATGCCCGGCATGATGGATACGGTGCTTAATCTCGGCCTCAACGACGAAACCGTCGAAGGTCTGGCGACGCTGACCGGTGACCGCCGCTTCGCGCTCGATTGCTACCGCCGCTTCATCACCATGTATTCCAATGTGGTGCTCGATGTGAGCCACCACAGCTTTGAAGACATACTGGACGACCACAAGGATCGCCTGGGCATCACGGTCGATACCGACATCACCGCGAAAGACTGGGAAAAAATCATCGCCGACTATAAGGAGATGGTGAAATCCGAGCTGGGCCGCGATTTTCCGCAGGCGCCGCAAGACCAGCTCTGGGGCGCGGTGAAGGCGGTGTTCGGCTCGTGGATGAATGACCGCGCCAAATTCTATCGCAAAATGCACGACATCCCCGAAGACTGGGGCACGGCGGTCAATATCCAGTCGATGGTGTTCGGCAATATGGGCGACACCTCGGCCACGGGCGTGGCGTTCACGCGCAATCCGTCCAATGGCGATTCAGACCTGTACGGCGAATTCCTGCTCAATGCGCAGGGCGAGGACGTGGTGGCGGGCATCCGCACACCGCAGGCCCTGACCAAAAAATCGCGCGAAGAGATGGGTGAAAAGGCCCTGTCGATGGAAGAGGCGCTGCCCGAAGTGTTCGCCCAGTTCAAGGCGACCGTCGATACGCTGGAAAACCATTACCGCGATGTGCAGGACGTGGAATTCACGGTCGAGCAGGGCAAGCTCTATATGCTGCAAACCCGCAATGCCAAGCGCACCTCCAAGGCCGGGTTGAAGATCGCCGTCGATATGGCGAAGGAAGGGCTGATCACGCCCGCCGAAGCGCTGATGCGTGTTGATCCGGCCTCACTCGATCAGCTTCTGCACCCGATGCTTGACCCACAGGCCGAAAAGGTGGTCATCGCCAAGGGCCTGCCCGCTTCGCCGGGCGCGGCTTCGGGCAAGATCGTCTTTACCGCCGATGACGCCGTGCGTCTGTCGGCGGCGGGCGAGGATGTGATTCTGGTGCGCGATGAAACCTCACCGGAAGATATTCATGGTATGCACGCCGCCAGAGCCATCGTCACGGCGCGCGGCGGCATGACCAGCCACGCCGCCGTTGTGGCGCGCGGCATGGGTCGGCCGTGCGTTTCGGGCGCGGGAGAAATGAACATCTATGCCGAGCGCGGTGAATTTTCGGCGCGCGGCCAGACCTTCCGCTTCGGTGAAATTATCACGCTCGATGGCTCGACCGGCGAGATCATCAAGGGCGCGGTGCGGATGATCGAACCGGAATTTTCGGAAGACTTCCACCAGATCATGCGCTGGGCCGATGAGCATCGCAAACTGGCCGTGCGCACCAATGCCGAAACCCCGGCGGATGCCCGCACGGCGCTGGGCTTTGGCGCCGAGGGTATCGGCCTGTGCCGCACCGAGCACATGTTCTTCGATGAAGACCGCATCACCGCCGTGCGCGAAATGATCCTGGCCGATGACGAAGCCGGCCGCCGCAAGGCGCTGGAAAAGATCCAGCCGATGCAGAAGGCCGATTTCGCCGAACTGTTCGAGATCATGGACGGCCTGCCGGTCACCATCCGTCTGCTCGATCCGCCCTTGCACGAATTCCTGCCCCATACGGCGGAAGACGTGGCGCAGGTGGCCGAAATGTCGGGCGTCGGCGAAGAAAAGCTGATGAAGCGCACCAAGGAGCTGTCGGAAACCAATCCGATGCTCGGCTGGCGCGGTTGCCGTCTGGGCGTCACCTTCCCGGAAATCTACGAATCGCAACTGCGCGCCATTTTTGACGCGGCGCTTGATCGCGTCGAAGCCGGTGGCAAGCCGCAACCGGAAATCATGCACCCGCTGGTGGCGACGCGCGAAGAGATGAAATACCTCTCAGACATGACGCACCGTATCGCCAAAGAAGTCTTCGCGGCGCGTGGCAAAGAAATCGCCTATCTGGTTGGCACCATGATCGAACTGCCGCGTGCTGCCCTGCTGGCCGATAAGCTGGCCGAGACGGCGGAGTTCTTCTCGTTTGGCACCAATGACCTGACCCAGACCACCTACGGCATCAGCCGCGACGATTCGGGCCGCTTCCTCAATCCCTATATCGAAAAGGGAATCTTCGAGAAGGATCCGTTCGTTTCGCTCGATCAGGAAGGCGTTGGCGCACTGATCGACATCGCCGTCACCAAGGGTCGCAAGCAACGCCCCAATATCAAGATGGGCATTTGCGGCGAACATGGCGGCGACCCGGCCTCGATCGCCTTCTGTCACAAGGAAGGGCTCGGCTATGTGTCGTGTTCGCCCTATCGCGTACCCGTGGCGCGGCTGGCGGCGGCGCAGGCGGCGATTGCGACTGCTGAGTAA